In Aegilops tauschii subsp. strangulata cultivar AL8/78 chromosome 3, Aet v6.0, whole genome shotgun sequence, one genomic interval encodes:
- the LOC141042895 gene encoding uncharacterized protein — translation MEEIRMKKMMKMKKRPAIIVSPDDSDEVAMTRFAREHPEYVQAEQEFWWKRDVEEEEEEDKANASTTIPVESDSLDWGDSKEEDGGCDDPDKDEFCEQLNSSDEE, via the coding sequence ATGGAGGAGATCaggatgaagaagatgatgaagatgaagaagaggcccGCCATTATCGTCAGTCCCGACGATAGCGACGAGGTGGCCATGACGAGGTTCGCACGTGAGCATCCGGAGTATGTGCAGGCCGAGCAGGAGTTCTGGTGGAAGCGCGacgtcgaggaggaggaggaggaggataaGGCCAACGCCTCAACGACGATCCCCGTCGAGTCTGATTCGTTGGACTGGGGTGACTCGAAGGAGGAGGACGGGGGGTGCGACGACCCGGACAAGGACGAGTTCTGCGAGCAGCTCAACAGCTCCGATGAGGAGTAG